The proteins below are encoded in one region of Hordeum vulgare subsp. vulgare chromosome 3H, MorexV3_pseudomolecules_assembly, whole genome shotgun sequence:
- the LOC123443826 gene encoding pentatricopeptide repeat-containing protein At3g49240, mitochondrial has translation MALSKPLFSRLLPFSLRLPVRPQHRLLCLATPSDLPDAPTDASAERRRRKRRLRVEPPSSRGPTPQRTPGGPRPSSNPNALKLPEPASVLSGKRLDLHRRILTLVRENDLDEAALLTRHSIYSNCRPTVFTCNTVLAALLRQARYADLLSLHRFVTQASVAPTVATHNLLLQAYCDCRRPETALEHFRLLLKDDSPLLPSPTTYRILARSLAENGKLDLALELKDGMLERGLIAPDPQVYAFVMGGFVNAGDGDTAVSLYEELKEKLGGGLILDGVVYGNLMKGYFLKGMEKEAMDCYTEVLGEGSKVRFGAVSYNMVLDALGRNGRLDDAVELFDRMCKEHDPPRRIAVNLGSFNVMVDAYCGVERFQDAIEVFGKMGEKSCTPDALSYNSLINWLGKNKLVGEAEELYKEMGERGINPDEYTYVLLIESCFRVDNVDDAVGYFSKMFDVGLRPNANAFNKVISGLVKVDRIDEAQGFFDLMTEKEVKPNIASCESLLRAYINVARLDDAIKMAKGILLDESIVFTDELKALLEGALEKEGRNGDMTKLYEDVETEKAEAAARAAEEKARAEALAKEEEEKKKAEAKAKEESAARASRAAIDAVLGRKSGAENVESSQEMSVEEAQVVESHTDTVGAAEQNEGDDQKKESGDASSQVIASSS, from the coding sequence ATGGCGCTCTCGAAGCCCCTCTTCTCCCGCCTCCTCCCCTTCTCCCTCCGCCTCCCCGTCCGCCCCCAGCATCGTCTCCTTTGCCTCGCCACCCCCAGCGATCTTCCGGATGCCCCCACCGACGCCTCCgctgagcgccgccgccgcaagCGCCGCCTCCGCGTGGAGCCACCGTCCTCCCGCGGCCCGACTCCCCAGCGCACCCCTGGAGGACCCCGCCCCTCTTCTAACCCCaacgctctcaagcttcccgagccAGCGTCGGTCCTCTCCGGCAAGCGCCTCGATCTCCATCGCCGCATCCTCACGCTCGTCCGCGAGAACGACCTAGACGAGGCGGCGCTCCTCACCCGTCACTCCATCTACTCCAACTGCCGCCCTACCGTATTCACCTGCAACACAGTACTAGCTGCGCTCCTCCGCCAGGCGCGCTACGCGGATCTCCTCTCCCTGCACCGCTTCGTCACCCAGGCCTCCGTCGCGCCCACCGTCGCCACCCACAACCTCCTCCTTCAGGCCTACTGCGACTGCCGTCGCCCTGAAACCGCGTTGGAACACTTCCGTCTCCTACTCAAGGACGActcccctctcctcccctcccccaccACATATCGCATCCTTGCCCGCTCCCTCGCCGAGAACGGCAAGCTTGATCTGGCGCTCGAGCTCAAGGACGGCATGCTCGAGCGTGGCCTTATCGCTCCCGACCCCCAGGTCTATGCGTTCGTAATGGGTGGTTTTGTCAACGCCGGGGATGGTGACACGGCGGTCTCACTGTACGAGGAGCTTAAGGAGAAGCTTGGTGGCGGGCTAATCCTTGATGGTGTGGTGTACGGGAACCTTATGAAAGGGTACTTTCTAAAGGGCATGGAGAAGGAGGCCATGGATTGCTACACGGAGGTGCTTGGAGAGGGATCCAAGGTGAGATTTGGGGCTGTTAGCTACAACATGGTGCTTGATGCGCTTGGGAGGAACGGGAGGTTAGATGATGCAGTCGAGTTGTTTGATAGGATGTGCAAAGAGCATGACCCTCCCAGGAGGATTGCTGTGAATCTTGGTAGTTTTAATGTGATGGTTGATGCTTACTGCGGTGTGGAAAGGTTCCAGGATGCAATTGAGGTGTTTGGCAAAATGGGTGAGAAGAGCTGCACACCAGATGCACTCTCATACAATAGTCTGATTAACTGGCTGGGGAAGAACAAACTTGTTGGTGAGGCAGAAGAATTGTACAAGGAGATGGGGGAGCGTGGTATTAATCCTGACGAATACACTTATGTCTTACTCATTGAGTCCTGCTTCAGGGTTGATAATGTGGATGACGCTGTTGGTTACTTCAGCAAGATGTTTGATGTTGGTCTCAGGCCCAATGCCAATGCCTTTAACAAAGtcataagtggcttggtgaaggtTGATAGGATTGATGAGGCACAGGGGTTCTTTGATCTGATGACCGAAAAGGAGGTCAAGCCAAATATTGCTAGCTGCGAATCGCTGTTGAGAGCATACATCAATGTTGCAAGGTTGGATGATGCAATTAAGATGGCTAAGGGTATTCTTCTGGATGAGAGTATCGTGTTTACTGATGAATTGAAGGCACTTCTAGAGGGGGCACTGGAGAAAGAGGGGAGAAATGGGGATATGACAAAGTTGTATGAGGATGTTGAGACGGAGAAAGCAGAGGCGGCAGCACGTGCAGCTGAAGAGAAGGCTAGAGCAGAGGCTCTTgctaaagaagaagaggagaagaagaaggctgaGGCTAAGGCCAAGGAGGAATCTGCTGCCAGAGCAAGTCGAGCAGCTATTGATGCAGTACTGGGTCGCAAGAGTGGAGCAGAAAATGTTGAATCATCTCAAGAAATGAGTGTTGAGGAGGCACAGGTTGTTGAATCCCACACCGacactgttggtgctgcagaacagAATGAAGGTGATGACCAGAAGAAAGAGTCTGGTGATGCATCGTCGCAGGTCATAGCTTCATCATCTTGA